From Spirochaetales bacterium, a single genomic window includes:
- a CDS encoding UPF0164 family protein, which yields MNRRTILLCFIIISVFSYSLFADYEDFYNELSETFSFFSDPNTGLTIFPTLLIPIGGKLEGMGTAYTAVSSDSGFIESNPAGSSMLAFSELSLLHHSWIADSNIEGIIYTFKIHDLGLGFGGKFLYLPFTAYNSWGESENSGFISESIGTFNISYNLFSSYYFDGIALGANVKVAYRNIPAEIYEDQSIAAIMLDLGILTRFDLLKFYSSRTKNFSIGMAVKNLGIPTVDEPLPMVFSSGLAYSFIRPVTIAVDFNLPFSFDPVDFPAEHWDIAAGINVVFAKFLSIQAGFRLKENPRASLGCSIDVNEYSLVTNYNLDLSGSLNPVDKFSIEAKIRLGYKEKLARERQVDEYFALGLEAYAVGNFTQAISYWEMALELDPKFLLALEYIDTTKKYLDLQQEMEEKQSEYE from the coding sequence ATGAACAGACGCACAATATTACTCTGTTTTATCATAATCAGTGTCTTTTCATACTCTCTTTTTGCGGATTATGAAGATTTTTACAATGAATTGAGTGAAACGTTTTCTTTTTTTTCCGATCCGAATACCGGATTAACCATCTTCCCCACCCTCCTTATCCCCATCGGCGGGAAGCTCGAAGGAATGGGGACGGCCTACACTGCGGTTTCATCGGATTCGGGCTTCATTGAATCAAATCCCGCAGGAAGCTCGATGTTGGCATTTTCAGAACTGTCGCTTCTTCATCACAGCTGGATCGCGGACTCGAATATAGAAGGTATTATCTATACCTTTAAAATTCACGATCTCGGTCTTGGTTTCGGCGGTAAATTCCTCTATCTTCCGTTTACCGCCTACAACAGCTGGGGAGAAAGTGAAAATTCGGGTTTCATTTCCGAATCGATCGGGACCTTCAATATCTCGTATAACCTTTTCTCCAGTTACTATTTTGACGGCATAGCACTCGGTGCCAATGTCAAGGTCGCCTACAGGAATATCCCGGCGGAAATCTATGAAGATCAATCGATCGCCGCCATTATGCTCGATCTCGGTATCCTCACAAGATTCGATCTGTTGAAATTTTACAGTTCACGAACAAAGAATTTTTCCATCGGCATGGCGGTAAAAAATCTCGGTATCCCGACAGTCGATGAACCCCTTCCCATGGTTTTTTCTTCCGGTTTGGCATACTCCTTTATCAGACCGGTGACCATTGCCGTGGATTTCAACCTTCCCTTCAGTTTCGATCCGGTCGATTTCCCGGCGGAACACTGGGATATCGCTGCGGGAATCAATGTCGTTTTTGCCAAATTTCTCTCGATACAGGCCGGTTTCAGGTTAAAGGAAAACCCGAGGGCAAGTCTTGGGTGCAGCATCGACGTGAATGAATACAGTCTCGTCACCAATTACAATCTCGATCTCAGCGGCAGCCTGAATCCGGTGGACAAGTTCAGTATCGAAGCAAAAATACGGCTCGGCTACAAGGAAAAACTGGCGCGCGAACGGCAGGTCGATGAATACTTCGCTTTAGGCCTCGAAGCGTATGCCGTCGGTAATTTTACCCAGGCCATATCCTACTGGGAAATGGCACTCGAACTCGATCCGAAATTCCTGCTCGCACTCGAATACATTGACACCACGAAAAAATACCTCGATCTCCAGCAGGAAATGGAAGAAAAACAAAGCGAATACGAATAA